A stretch of Bacillota bacterium DNA encodes these proteins:
- the rplM gene encoding 50S ribosomal protein L13 — protein sequence MKTYMAKPKEVFRKWYVVDAEGKPLGRLASEVAKILRGKHKPEFTPHIDTGDYVIVLNADKVVLTGKKLDQKYYRRHSGYPGGLKEIKYRDFLASKPEKAIELAVKGMLPKNSLGRAMFKKLKVYRGNEHKHQAQKPEKLELNI from the coding sequence ATGAAAACATATATGGCGAAACCCAAAGAGGTTTTTAGGAAATGGTATGTTGTAGATGCAGAAGGTAAGCCATTAGGACGACTGGCAAGTGAAGTAGCTAAAATTTTAAGAGGCAAGCATAAGCCGGAGTTTACGCCCCATATAGATACAGGCGATTATGTAATAGTCTTGAATGCGGATAAGGTAGTACTAACAGGAAAAAAGTTGGATCAGAAGTACTACAGACGTCATTCAGGGTATCCCGGAGGGTTGAAGGAAATAAAGTACAGAGACTTTTTAGCTTCGAAACCTGAAAAAGCTATAGAACTTGCAGTAAAAGGCATGTTACCGAAAAATAGCCTGGGCAGGGCAATGTTTAAAAAGCTTAAGGTTTATAGAGGAAATGAACATAAGCACCAGGCACAAAAACCTGAAAAACTGGAACTTAACATTTGA
- the rpsI gene encoding 30S ribosomal protein S9: MSKVQYYGTGRRKKSVARVRLVPGDGKIFINDRSIDEYFGLETLKVIVKQPLVLTDTLGKFDVLCKVSGGGFTGQAGAVRHGISRALLEADESLRPILKKAGFLTRDPRMKERKKYGLKKARRAPQFSKR, from the coding sequence ATGAGTAAAGTACAATACTATGGAACAGGAAGAAGAAAAAAATCTGTAGCCAGAGTCAGACTCGTCCCCGGAGATGGAAAGATATTTATTAATGATAGAAGTATTGATGAATATTTTGGTCTTGAAACTTTAAAAGTTATAGTGAAACAACCATTAGTTTTAACCGATACCCTTGGTAAATTTGACGTCCTGTGCAAGGTAAGTGGAGGTGGTTTTACAGGGCAGGCGGGAGCCGTAAGGCATGGTATATCCAGAGCTCTTCTTGAAGCTGACGAGTCTTTAAGGCCTATCTTGAAAAAGGCTGGTTTCCTGACAAGAGACCCAAGAATGAAAGAAAGGAAAAAATATGGCCTTAAAAAAGCGAGGAGAGCGCCACAATTCTCCAAGAGATAG
- a CDS encoding amidohydrolase — MLLIKNGKIYTMAGSVYEKGYIMVDNGKIVRVGEGESHLNESSFNRETDKVIDAEGKYVLPGFIDAHCHVGMWEDSTGFEGADGNESTDPITPQLRAIDGVYHLDRSFVEARENGVTTVVTGPGSANVIGGQFAALKTYGRRVEDMIIKEPVAVKIAFGENPKRVYGSNKKMPTTRMATAALLRENLKKALEYKKSMEEDKKESENKEKTKFDMKMDTLVKVLNKEIPLKAHAHRADDILTAIRIAKEFDVNITIEHCTEGQLVKDILIEEGIPAIVGPFLTDRSKVELKNLSVKTPGVLSKAGIKVAIMTDHPVIPVQNLWLCAAMAVREGMEEEEALKAITINAAQITGIDNRVGSLEAGKDADIVIFDGHPFDIKSRAVTTIINGEVVYEEVKG; from the coding sequence ATGTTGTTAATAAAAAACGGTAAAATATACACAATGGCTGGTAGTGTATATGAAAAAGGTTATATTATGGTTGATAATGGCAAAATAGTTAGGGTAGGAGAAGGAGAAAGCCATTTAAATGAAAGTAGTTTTAATAGAGAAACTGATAAAGTTATTGATGCAGAAGGGAAGTATGTGCTGCCCGGATTCATTGACGCCCATTGTCATGTAGGAATGTGGGAAGATTCTACGGGTTTTGAGGGAGCAGACGGGAACGAGTCTACAGACCCTATAACACCTCAATTGAGAGCTATTGATGGGGTCTACCACTTGGACAGGTCTTTTGTTGAAGCAAGAGAAAATGGGGTAACGACTGTAGTGACCGGGCCGGGAAGTGCAAATGTTATTGGTGGACAATTTGCTGCTTTGAAAACTTACGGTAGACGAGTAGAAGATATGATAATTAAAGAGCCTGTGGCTGTTAAAATAGCCTTTGGTGAAAACCCAAAAAGGGTATACGGAAGTAATAAAAAAATGCCTACTACTCGTATGGCTACTGCAGCCTTACTCAGAGAAAACTTGAAGAAAGCATTAGAATATAAAAAGTCCATGGAAGAAGACAAAAAGGAAAGCGAGAATAAAGAAAAAACGAAATTTGATATGAAAATGGACACACTTGTAAAAGTATTAAATAAAGAAATACCGTTAAAGGCTCATGCTCACAGGGCTGATGACATCCTTACTGCAATAAGAATAGCAAAGGAATTTGACGTAAATATAACAATTGAGCACTGTACAGAAGGACAGCTTGTAAAAGATATTCTTATTGAAGAAGGAATTCCTGCAATAGTAGGACCATTTCTTACCGATAGGTCCAAAGTTGAGCTAAAGAATTTAAGTGTTAAAACACCGGGAGTTTTATCTAAAGCAGGAATAAAAGTAGCTATTATGACTGATCATCCCGTTATTCCCGTACAGAATCTCTGGCTTTGTGCTGCAATGGCTGTAAGAGAGGGAATGGAAGAAGAAGAGGCTTTAAAGGCTATAACAATAAATGCTGCCCAAATAACCGGCATAGATAACAGAGTTGGAAGCTTGGAGGCGGGAAAAGATGCAGATATAGTAATATTTGACGGACATCCTTTTGATATAAAATCGAGAGCTGTGACAACAATAATAAACGGAGAAGTGGTTTATGAGGAAGTGAAAGGTTGA
- the tsaE gene encoding tRNA (adenosine(37)-N6)-threonylcarbamoyltransferase complex ATPase subunit type 1 TsaE, which yields MITIKTASEHETRNIGFLLGSVLKKGDIVCLEGELGVGKTVFVKGVASALGVEEYVTSPTFIIVNEYNGRLPVYHFDVYRISDPQDMYEIGFEEYIYGDGIVVVEWADLIKEILPDELIWVRIEKNNINKKNNAGEKDVLMVEEGRIIHIDFIGERYRKYMDCLVSNMGKEVGKG from the coding sequence TTGATAACTATTAAGACGGCATCTGAGCATGAAACCCGAAATATTGGTTTCCTACTAGGTTCTGTATTAAAAAAGGGAGATATTGTGTGTCTTGAGGGAGAGCTTGGAGTAGGAAAGACTGTTTTTGTAAAAGGGGTGGCTTCTGCCCTCGGAGTTGAAGAATACGTTACAAGCCCTACATTTATTATTGTAAATGAATATAATGGGAGATTGCCTGTTTACCATTTTGATGTTTATCGGATATCAGACCCTCAAGATATGTATGAAATCGGTTTTGAAGAGTATATATACGGAGATGGGATTGTAGTAGTTGAGTGGGCTGATTTAATAAAAGAAATACTCCCTGATGAACTTATATGGGTAAGAATAGAGAAAAATAATATCAATAAAAAAAATAATGCGGGTGAGAAAGATGTCCTTATGGTGGAGGAAGGAAGAATAATACACATAGATTTTATAGGTGAGAGATACAGGAAGTATATGGATTGTCTTGTTTCAAATATGGGAAAAGAGGTAGGTAAAGGTTGA